The Shewanella mangrovisoli genome has a window encoding:
- a CDS encoding DUF484 family protein — protein sequence MTEPLMPQTDLPFDELIIREYLLDNPDFFNRYPELLLAMRLPHSERGAISLVERRQELLRQRVGQLEEEITSLLAMAARNEKIFLFNTELSFKLLNCVNLEALKEVLADSLKTQFNFTHVRLISVLDADVEMQAIWAQRLRKDYYFGRLTQQEAKRLFGSEVGSVALVKLADEIPMIFAVASQDAAHFHPDMDNMLLEQLRRLLAHMLAKL from the coding sequence ATGACCGAGCCTTTGATGCCGCAGACCGATCTTCCCTTCGATGAGTTGATTATTCGCGAGTACCTACTCGATAACCCTGACTTTTTTAATCGTTATCCCGAGCTGTTATTGGCGATGCGTTTGCCCCATTCGGAGCGCGGCGCGATTTCTTTGGTCGAGCGTCGTCAAGAGTTGCTGCGCCAACGGGTTGGGCAACTCGAAGAGGAAATCACCAGTCTGCTGGCGATGGCGGCGCGCAATGAAAAGATATTCCTCTTCAATACCGAGCTGTCTTTTAAATTACTTAATTGCGTTAATTTAGAAGCGCTTAAAGAAGTGCTGGCCGATAGTTTAAAGACGCAGTTTAATTTTACCCACGTGCGTCTGATCAGCGTGTTAGATGCCGATGTGGAGATGCAAGCGATTTGGGCGCAGCGTCTGCGTAAGGATTACTACTTTGGCCGCTTAACTCAGCAGGAAGCGAAACGCCTGTTTGGTAGCGAAGTGGGATCTGTCGCGTTAGTGAAGTTAGCCGATGAAATTCCGATGATTTTTGCCGTTGCCAGCCAAGATGCGGCGCATTTCCATCCCGATATGGACAATATGTTGCTCGAACAATTACGCCGATTACTCGCACATATGCTGGCCAAGCTTTAA
- the xerC gene encoding tyrosine recombinase XerC: MTPQCQSYLRQFETYMQSERQLSAHTVRNYMYELQRGSELLPEGVDLLNVGREHWQQVLAKLHRKGLSPRSLSLWLSAIKQWGEFLLRTGVIELNPAKGLSAPKQAKPLPKNIDVDSISHLLAIEGNDPLTLRDKAIMELFYSSGLRLAELAALDLSSVQYDQHEVRVLGKGNKERIVPVGRYAIEAISAWLKCRKQISCEDNALFVTEKGKRLSHRSIQARMSKWGQEQALSMRVHPHKLRHSFATHMLESSADLRAVQELLGHENLSTTQIYTSLDFQHLAKVYDNAHPRAKKQQDK; encoded by the coding sequence ATGACCCCGCAGTGTCAGTCCTATTTGCGGCAGTTTGAAACCTATATGCAGTCTGAGCGCCAGTTATCGGCGCATACGGTTCGCAATTATATGTACGAGTTGCAGCGGGGGAGTGAGTTACTGCCCGAGGGCGTTGATTTGCTCAATGTGGGCCGTGAGCATTGGCAACAGGTGCTGGCTAAGCTGCACCGCAAGGGCTTGAGCCCGCGCTCGCTATCATTGTGGTTGTCGGCCATCAAACAGTGGGGAGAGTTTTTATTGCGCACAGGCGTGATTGAACTCAATCCCGCCAAGGGCCTGAGCGCACCCAAACAGGCCAAACCGTTACCTAAGAATATCGACGTCGATTCTATCTCGCATCTGCTCGCGATTGAGGGTAATGATCCGCTAACCCTGCGTGATAAAGCCATTATGGAGCTGTTCTACTCCAGCGGGTTGCGTTTGGCGGAACTGGCGGCGCTGGATTTATCCAGTGTGCAATACGACCAGCATGAAGTACGCGTGTTAGGCAAAGGCAACAAAGAGCGCATCGTCCCCGTTGGGCGTTACGCCATAGAGGCCATCAGCGCTTGGCTTAAGTGCCGCAAACAAATTTCCTGTGAAGATAACGCATTGTTTGTCACCGAGAAGGGCAAGCGTTTATCCCATCGCAGCATTCAGGCGCGTATGAGCAAATGGGGTCAGGAGCAGGCGCTTTCTATGCGGGTGCATCCCCATAAGTTACGCCATTCCTTTGCGACGCACATGCTGGAATCCAGTGCCGATTTACGGGCGGTGCAGGAATTATTAGGTCACGAAAACCTGTCGACCACGCAAATTTATACCAGTTTAGATTTCCAACACTTAGCTAAGGTGTATGATAACGCCCATCCTAGAGCGAAAAAACAACAGGATAAATAA
- a CDS encoding HAD-IA family hydrolase, translating to MRCYLRPQNIRAISFDLDDTLYDNEPHILNAEAELTQFLHQAFPLTQAWQSQQWRLLKLQLIQQNPALAHDTSAARIATLHKGLSLLGYSEPEAKRGAQEGLDCFYFHRSHFQVSDDVLALLIRLSAHFRLIGITNGNVDAERIGLSNVFEFVLHPGSGVRMKPAKDMFSQACERLDIGLDELLHVGDSMNADVRGARLAGCQSVWLNPSFGRVASLPIAALLPHMEIATLDALLEMLLP from the coding sequence ATGCGTTGTTATCTTAGACCCCAGAATATTCGTGCGATCAGCTTCGATCTCGACGATACCTTATACGATAACGAGCCTCATATTCTGAATGCCGAAGCCGAGCTAACGCAGTTTTTGCATCAGGCTTTTCCGCTGACGCAGGCTTGGCAATCGCAGCAATGGCGACTACTCAAGTTGCAGCTGATACAGCAAAATCCTGCCCTAGCCCATGACACCTCGGCGGCGCGAATTGCGACCCTGCACAAAGGCTTATCGCTGCTCGGTTATAGCGAGCCTGAGGCAAAACGGGGCGCGCAGGAAGGCTTGGATTGTTTTTATTTCCATCGCAGCCATTTTCAGGTTTCAGACGACGTCTTGGCGTTACTTATACGCTTATCGGCCCATTTTCGGTTGATTGGTATCACCAATGGCAATGTGGACGCAGAGCGTATTGGCTTAAGTAATGTGTTCGAATTTGTGCTGCATCCTGGCAGTGGTGTACGGATGAAGCCTGCTAAGGATATGTTTTCACAGGCCTGCGAAAGACTAGATATCGGCTTAGATGAACTGCTGCACGTTGGCGATAGTATGAATGCCGATGTTCGAGGTGCACGCTTAGCAGGGTGCCAGTCGGTTTGGCTCAACCCGAGTTTTGGCCGCGTGGCGTCGCTGCCTATCGCAGCACTCTTACCCCATATGGAAATTGCGACCCTCGATGCGCTACTGGAGATGTTGCTGCCTTAA
- a CDS encoding HupE/UreJ family protein produces the protein MVRLSLLLLLSLSFIAPASAHEIHSGGGFMAGFNHPVLGFDHLLAMLSVGMLSTQLGGRAIWTVPLAFMCFMLVGGILGLYAIPVPFVEIGIALSVLLLGLAIAFDRQLPLLFAMAFVGVFAIFHGHAHGMEMPELASPVLYAFGFLFGTAVIHLGGVMLGLGMQRLTGQRSLMRISGVAIAAMGGYLLAGF, from the coding sequence ATGGTGCGTTTAAGTCTGTTGCTGCTCTTGAGTCTATCCTTTATTGCCCCCGCCTCGGCGCACGAAATCCACTCCGGTGGTGGTTTTATGGCGGGCTTTAATCACCCCGTTTTAGGCTTTGACCATCTCCTTGCCATGCTTAGTGTGGGTATGCTCAGTACTCAATTGGGCGGCCGCGCCATTTGGACTGTGCCTTTAGCCTTTATGTGTTTTATGTTGGTGGGTGGCATTTTAGGTCTTTATGCGATTCCTGTGCCCTTTGTCGAAATTGGCATTGCGCTATCTGTCTTATTGCTTGGGCTCGCGATAGCCTTCGACCGCCAACTTCCGCTATTGTTTGCCATGGCCTTTGTGGGCGTGTTTGCGATTTTCCATGGTCATGCCCATGGGATGGAAATGCCTGAACTCGCCAGTCCCGTACTCTATGCCTTCGGTTTCTTGTTTGGCACTGCGGTCATTCATCTCGGCGGGGTCATGTTGGGATTAGGCATGCAGCGCCTGACGGGCCAGCGCAGCTTAATGCGCATATCGGGCGTGGCGATTGCAGCCATGGGTGGATATTTACTCGCAGGCTTTTAA
- a CDS encoding AlbA family DNA-binding domain-containing protein, with protein sequence MTYPTFALDDIGSLHESAQVEFKLARGRDGQGQLPEDIWATYSSFANTLGGEIILGVREEHGHFTIEGIPNPLPVLQEFWEILDDPSRTSHNILAISDVQLIEIMNKKLIRIRVPLAPEHLKPVFIGTDAYTGTYFRVGDADMHASRRQVTQMLRRAHHCTKQLKAR encoded by the coding sequence ATGACATACCCAACATTCGCACTCGATGATATTGGTTCACTGCATGAATCCGCCCAAGTGGAGTTTAAACTCGCGCGAGGACGCGATGGCCAAGGTCAACTCCCCGAAGATATTTGGGCGACCTATAGCTCCTTCGCCAACACCTTAGGTGGCGAGATTATCCTCGGGGTACGTGAAGAACACGGTCATTTCACCATTGAAGGCATTCCGAATCCCCTACCCGTGTTGCAGGAGTTTTGGGAGATCCTCGATGATCCAAGCCGTACCAGCCATAATATTCTAGCGATTTCCGATGTGCAGCTAATTGAAATTATGAATAAAAAGCTGATAAGAATTCGTGTACCACTCGCGCCAGAGCACCTTAAGCCGGTGTTTATCGGCACCGATGCTTATACGGGGACTTATTTTCGCGTGGGGGATGCCGACATGCACGCCAGCCGAAGACAGGTCACGCAAATGCTGCGCCGCGCCCATCATTGCACTAAGCAACTCAAGGCGCGTTAA
- the ric gene encoding iron-sulfur cluster repair di-iron protein, with translation MLSAHLSSENPVEAPSTSITPWLERKVGELVAEDFRRAHVFSQFGIDFCCGGGRALANACERAEANPEQVVAALEAVSHSGAKEDELNQLPLDQLIDYIERTHHQYVRAKAPLLLEYSEKMVRAHGEHYAEIIPFAGWVRALIEDLMPHLMKEENILFPAIRAMSQGEQVQGCFGHIGNPINAMQYEHEEAGQILQKLHELTNDFTPPEYACTTWRVCYATLVEFEADLHRHIHLENNILFPKALQLA, from the coding sequence ATGTTATCTGCCCATCTCTCATCCGAAAACCCAGTTGAAGCACCGTCAACCTCAATCACCCCATGGCTTGAACGCAAAGTGGGTGAATTGGTCGCTGAGGATTTTCGCCGCGCCCACGTATTTAGCCAATTTGGTATCGATTTCTGTTGCGGGGGTGGTCGAGCACTCGCCAATGCCTGCGAGCGAGCAGAGGCCAATCCTGAGCAAGTCGTCGCCGCACTGGAGGCCGTTTCCCACTCGGGTGCTAAAGAAGATGAACTCAATCAATTGCCACTCGATCAGTTGATCGATTATATCGAGCGCACCCACCATCAATACGTTCGCGCTAAGGCACCGTTATTACTCGAATATTCAGAGAAAATGGTACGCGCCCATGGCGAGCATTATGCGGAGATTATTCCCTTCGCTGGCTGGGTGCGCGCCTTAATCGAAGACTTAATGCCGCATTTGATGAAGGAAGAAAATATCCTCTTCCCGGCGATCCGCGCCATGAGCCAAGGCGAGCAAGTACAAGGTTGTTTCGGCCATATAGGCAACCCCATCAATGCGATGCAATACGAGCACGAAGAAGCTGGGCAAATTTTGCAAAAGCTACACGAGTTAACCAATGACTTTACGCCGCCGGAATACGCCTGCACCACATGGCGCGTTTGTTACGCGACTCTGGTCGAATTTGAGGCGGACCTGCACCGACACATCCATTTAGAGAACAACATTCTCTTCCCTAAGGCGCTGCAACTCGCCTAG
- the fis gene encoding DNA-binding transcriptional regulator Fis, which yields MFDQTTNTEVHQLTVGKIETANGTIKPQLLRDAVKRAVTNFFAQLDGQEAQEVYEMVLSEVEAPLLDIIMQHTRGNQTRAANMLGINRGTLRKKLKKYGMN from the coding sequence ATGTTTGATCAGACAACTAACACAGAAGTTCACCAGCTTACCGTTGGCAAAATCGAAACCGCAAACGGCACTATCAAGCCCCAGTTATTACGTGACGCCGTTAAGCGTGCCGTAACTAACTTCTTCGCACAGTTGGACGGTCAGGAAGCACAAGAAGTGTACGAAATGGTGCTAAGTGAAGTTGAAGCACCTCTGCTTGACATCATCATGCAACACACTCGCGGCAACCAAACCCGCGCAGCAAACATGCTAGGTATCAACCGTGGTACTCTGCGTAAAAAATTAAAGAAATACGGCATGAACTAA
- the dusB gene encoding tRNA dihydrouridine synthase DusB, whose amino-acid sequence MQIGPYQLKNQLIVAPMAGVTDQAFRNLCLRYGAALAVSEMLSSNPEVWDTDKSRQRMTHSGEEGIRSVQIAGADPELMAQAAQFNVEQGAHIIDINMGCPAKKVNKKLAGSALMQNPPLVKEILQAVVAAVTAPVTLKIRTGWEPEHRNGVQIAQIAEDCGIASLAVHGRTRQCMYKGNAEYDTIKAIKQNVSIPVVANGDIDSPEKARFVLDYTGVDALMIGRGAQGRPWIFREIQHYLDTGNKLAPIEVAEQRQVMLEHLTKLYDLYGEYKGIRFARKHIGWYLDQEDQRQFRADFNQLETAAEQYSLVEYYFDELVQN is encoded by the coding sequence ATGCAGATTGGACCCTATCAACTGAAGAATCAGCTGATCGTGGCACCAATGGCAGGTGTCACCGATCAAGCTTTCCGCAATCTCTGTCTTCGTTATGGCGCAGCCTTAGCGGTGTCGGAGATGCTTTCATCGAATCCTGAGGTCTGGGACACAGATAAGAGCCGCCAGCGTATGACGCATTCCGGCGAGGAAGGTATTCGCTCAGTGCAAATTGCAGGTGCAGATCCAGAGTTAATGGCGCAGGCCGCCCAGTTCAACGTCGAACAAGGTGCCCACATCATTGATATCAACATGGGATGCCCAGCAAAAAAAGTGAATAAAAAGCTGGCAGGTTCAGCCCTAATGCAAAACCCACCCTTAGTGAAAGAAATTTTACAAGCCGTGGTCGCTGCAGTAACGGCGCCTGTCACGTTAAAGATTCGCACAGGCTGGGAGCCTGAACACAGGAACGGTGTTCAAATCGCCCAGATTGCTGAGGATTGTGGTATCGCCTCGCTCGCCGTTCACGGCCGCACGAGACAATGCATGTACAAAGGCAACGCCGAGTACGACACCATCAAGGCAATTAAACAGAATGTCTCGATTCCTGTTGTCGCGAATGGGGATATCGACAGTCCGGAGAAAGCCCGCTTCGTGCTGGACTATACCGGTGTCGATGCTCTGATGATAGGACGGGGTGCTCAAGGACGGCCTTGGATTTTCAGAGAAATCCAGCACTACTTGGACACGGGTAATAAGCTAGCGCCCATTGAGGTGGCTGAACAGCGTCAAGTGATGCTGGAACACCTCACCAAACTTTATGATTTGTATGGTGAATATAAGGGTATCCGCTTCGCCAGAAAGCATATTGGATGGTACCTAGACCAAGAGGATCAGCGCCAGTTTCGGGCTGACTTTAATCAGCTGGAAACCGCTGCAGAACAGTATTCCCTAGTGGAATATTATTTTGATGAATTAGTACAGAATTAA
- the prmA gene encoding 50S ribosomal protein L11 methyltransferase: protein MPWIQLRINTNSDDAETISDLLMEEGAVSITFEDGKDTPIFEPKLGETPLWQDTVVVALFEADTDLAPTIEMLKTLPFLGESFSHKIEQIEDKDWVREWMDNYHPIQFGKRLWICPSWREVPDPSAVNVILDPGLAFGTGTHPTTALCLEWLDSLDLSQEEVIDFGCGSGILAVAALKLGAKKVTGIDIDYQAIEASKANAERNDVADQLALYLPEDQPADLKADVLVANILAGPLRELAPLIAERVKSGGKLALSGLLKEQAQEISDFYSQWFDMDEAAHKEDWSRLTGKRK from the coding sequence ATGCCTTGGATCCAACTTCGCATTAACACCAACAGTGATGATGCTGAAACCATCAGCGACTTACTTATGGAAGAAGGCGCCGTTTCTATTACCTTTGAAGATGGTAAAGACACCCCGATTTTTGAGCCTAAACTGGGCGAAACCCCTCTGTGGCAAGATACCGTAGTTGTTGCCCTATTCGAGGCTGACACGGATTTAGCACCGACTATTGAGATGCTGAAAACCCTGCCGTTTTTAGGTGAAAGCTTCAGCCACAAAATCGAGCAAATTGAAGACAAAGACTGGGTTCGCGAGTGGATGGATAACTACCACCCAATCCAATTCGGTAAACGCCTATGGATTTGCCCAAGCTGGCGTGAAGTCCCCGATCCAAGCGCAGTAAACGTGATCTTAGATCCGGGTCTAGCCTTCGGCACAGGCACCCACCCCACAACGGCATTGTGTTTAGAGTGGTTAGATAGCTTAGATTTAAGCCAAGAAGAAGTGATCGACTTTGGCTGCGGCTCAGGCATCCTCGCCGTGGCAGCGCTGAAACTCGGCGCGAAAAAAGTCACAGGTATCGATATCGACTATCAAGCCATCGAAGCCTCTAAAGCCAATGCCGAGCGTAACGATGTTGCCGACCAATTGGCACTTTATCTGCCAGAAGATCAACCCGCCGATCTTAAGGCCGATGTATTAGTTGCCAATATTCTCGCAGGTCCACTGCGTGAACTTGCCCCCCTTATCGCCGAGCGCGTCAAATCTGGCGGTAAATTAGCCCTCTCTGGACTACTGAAAGAGCAAGCGCAAGAAATCTCTGACTTCTATAGCCAATGGTTCGACATGGACGAAGCGGCTCACAAAGAAGATTGGAGCCGCTTGACAGGTAAGCGCAAATAA
- a CDS encoding fumarate reductase cytochrome b subunit, whose protein sequence is MTSVTRVHTSVKTQGIGHPWSAKADRLQSATGIMLGCFLLLHMHFESSILLGKEAFYHVVQLLEGGMFSSSGHGFPIVTKVFSVFMLFVVILHAAVALRRFPAQLGQWRALRSHLGGIKHRDTHAWFWQLITGFILFFLVPVHLFTMILNPEIGPHLSAERVYHDNAWLLYALLLPAVVIHAMIGLYRVAVKWGITTQRSGLRKLAKVLIIYLLCLGSASLVSYMFIGSELSVPVQPYVPH, encoded by the coding sequence ATGACAAGCGTAACGCGCGTTCACACTAGCGTGAAAACACAGGGGATAGGTCACCCTTGGTCGGCTAAGGCCGATAGATTACAGAGCGCGACTGGTATTATGCTGGGATGCTTTCTGTTGTTACATATGCACTTCGAGTCGAGCATTCTGCTGGGTAAAGAAGCCTTTTACCATGTGGTGCAGTTGCTCGAAGGCGGTATGTTTAGCAGTAGTGGCCATGGCTTTCCGATAGTTACTAAAGTCTTCTCAGTCTTTATGCTATTCGTCGTCATCTTGCACGCCGCCGTTGCCCTTAGACGATTTCCGGCGCAGCTTGGGCAGTGGCGAGCGTTGCGCTCACACTTAGGTGGCATTAAACACCGTGATACCCATGCGTGGTTTTGGCAGTTGATCACGGGTTTTATTCTGTTTTTCCTCGTGCCAGTGCACCTCTTTACCATGATCTTAAATCCTGAAATTGGCCCACATTTATCGGCCGAGCGCGTCTATCACGATAATGCCTGGTTGCTCTATGCCTTGTTGCTACCAGCCGTGGTTATCCACGCCATGATTGGCTTATACCGAGTGGCGGTTAAGTGGGGCATCACGACCCAGCGCTCCGGCCTACGTAAACTTGCTAAGGTATTGATTATCTATTTGTTATGCCTAGGTAGCGCGAGCTTAGTCTCCTACATGTTTATCGGTAGCGAGCTAAGTGTGCCCGTGCAGCCCTACGTACCCCATTGA
- a CDS encoding fumarate reductase cytochrome b subunit: MAIKLSIKKWSAWLDLSQSLSGVILAVFLWTHLVLVSSILLGGDAMNWVARTMELSFLSSDGHGYPWVVTCIAVGIAALALVHVIVALQKLPMSLRQQRALQQQMQVINHSDTRLWRWQAITGVVILLLLPVHLWLIGSAPETIGPQGSAERIWNQGVWMVYLPLLLTVELHAAIGIYRVALKWGAAGDLNSRSRLRKIKTIVSIAFVTVGIASLLAFLPHAS; the protein is encoded by the coding sequence ATGGCAATCAAACTAAGTATAAAAAAATGGAGTGCGTGGCTGGATTTAAGCCAGAGTTTGTCGGGTGTCATTCTGGCGGTGTTTTTGTGGACCCACTTAGTATTGGTGTCGTCCATTTTATTGGGTGGCGATGCTATGAACTGGGTGGCTCGCACTATGGAGCTGAGTTTCCTCTCCAGTGATGGCCATGGCTATCCCTGGGTGGTGACTTGTATTGCCGTTGGTATTGCCGCCCTAGCGCTAGTGCATGTGATTGTGGCACTGCAAAAGTTACCCATGAGTTTGCGTCAGCAAAGGGCGCTGCAACAACAGATGCAAGTGATCAATCACAGTGATACTCGCCTCTGGCGTTGGCAGGCCATTACGGGCGTGGTGATCCTGTTATTGCTGCCAGTGCATCTGTGGCTTATCGGCTCGGCGCCAGAAACCATTGGTCCGCAGGGTAGCGCCGAGCGGATTTGGAACCAAGGCGTGTGGATGGTGTATCTGCCGCTATTGCTGACGGTTGAGTTACATGCGGCCATCGGGATTTACCGCGTGGCACTGAAGTGGGGCGCGGCGGGGGATCTCAATAGTCGCAGCCGTTTACGTAAAATCAAAACCATTGTGAGTATCGCGTTTGTCACTGTAGGGATTGCCTCCTTATTGGCATTTTTACCCCACGCGAGTTAA
- a CDS encoding fumarate reductase flavoprotein subunit, translating to MKLIYTDSLVVGAGLAGLRVAIASKERGLDTLVLSLIPAKRSHSAAAQGGMQASLGNAVKGMGDDEDVHFQDTVKGSDWGCDQEVARMFAHCAPKAVRELANWGVPWSRVSAGPREVIVNAQKVTLQEAEEAHGLINARDFGGTKKWRTCYTADGTGHSLLYAMDNKAISMDIPVHERVEALAIIHDGQRCHGVIARCLITGELRAYVAKSTTIATGGYGRIYEVSTNAIICEGIGQALALETGVATLGNMEAVQFHPTAIVPVGILTTEGCRGDGGLLRDKDGYRFMPDYEPEKKELASRDVVSRRMTEHMRKGKGVDSPYGPHLWLDITLLGRKHIETNLREVQEICENFLGIDPAKDWIPVRPTQHYSMGGIRTKATGESPQLKGLFSVGEAACWDMHGFNRLGGNSLAETVVGGMIIGKYVADFCENNSLEIDTQLAEKFMQQVQTEIDTLVDGEGHESPFELKREMQRIMMDYVGIFRNGPELDKAVTELKALLERSRKLGIKCKKRHANPELVEALRVKRMLKVALTVACGAAARTESRGAHAREDYPQRNDRDWLNRTLASWPDANALAPLLSYEPLDVMKMELPPGYRGYGIDNAIAHPDTAKREQQIAEILAGLDDDADRYQRQAALMPFELPPSLQAKNERLSDTLQRPSANALGEKS from the coding sequence GTGAAACTGATTTATACCGATTCATTAGTGGTTGGTGCCGGATTGGCAGGCCTGAGGGTGGCCATTGCCTCTAAAGAGCGTGGGCTGGATACCTTAGTGCTTTCGCTTATTCCTGCCAAACGTTCTCATTCCGCCGCAGCGCAGGGGGGAATGCAGGCAAGCCTTGGTAACGCAGTTAAAGGCATGGGCGATGATGAAGACGTGCACTTTCAAGACACTGTGAAAGGTTCGGACTGGGGCTGCGATCAAGAAGTCGCCAGGATGTTTGCCCATTGTGCGCCTAAGGCGGTACGCGAGTTAGCTAACTGGGGCGTGCCTTGGTCGCGCGTAAGTGCAGGGCCTAGGGAAGTGATTGTTAACGCCCAAAAAGTCACGTTGCAGGAAGCCGAAGAAGCCCACGGGCTGATCAATGCCCGCGACTTTGGTGGCACCAAAAAGTGGCGCACCTGCTACACCGCCGACGGTACCGGCCACTCTTTACTCTATGCCATGGATAACAAAGCGATTTCGATGGATATTCCCGTCCATGAACGCGTCGAAGCGCTGGCGATTATCCACGACGGTCAACGCTGTCACGGGGTGATTGCCCGCTGTTTAATCACGGGTGAGTTGCGTGCCTACGTCGCGAAATCGACCACCATAGCCACTGGTGGCTATGGCCGTATTTATGAAGTCTCAACCAATGCGATTATCTGCGAGGGGATAGGTCAGGCACTGGCACTCGAAACGGGGGTCGCGACCCTTGGTAATATGGAAGCGGTGCAATTCCACCCCACGGCGATTGTGCCCGTAGGGATTTTAACCACAGAAGGTTGCCGCGGTGACGGTGGCTTGCTGCGGGATAAAGACGGCTATCGTTTTATGCCGGACTATGAGCCTGAGAAGAAAGAGCTGGCGTCGCGGGACGTGGTGTCTCGCCGTATGACAGAACACATGCGTAAAGGTAAGGGGGTCGATAGCCCCTATGGCCCACATTTATGGCTCGATATCACCCTGCTTGGGCGCAAACATATCGAAACCAACCTGCGTGAAGTGCAGGAGATTTGCGAGAATTTCCTCGGGATCGACCCAGCGAAGGATTGGATCCCCGTGCGTCCGACTCAGCACTATTCCATGGGCGGGATCCGCACTAAGGCAACGGGCGAAAGTCCACAGCTTAAGGGCTTATTCAGCGTGGGCGAAGCAGCCTGTTGGGATATGCATGGCTTTAACCGCTTGGGCGGTAACTCGCTCGCCGAAACTGTAGTTGGTGGCATGATTATCGGCAAATATGTTGCTGATTTTTGTGAAAATAATAGCCTTGAAATCGACACTCAGCTTGCCGAAAAGTTTATGCAACAGGTGCAGACTGAAATCGATACCTTAGTCGATGGCGAAGGCCACGAAAGTCCCTTCGAACTTAAGCGCGAAATGCAGCGAATTATGATGGACTACGTGGGGATTTTCCGTAACGGCCCAGAGCTTGATAAAGCGGTAACTGAGCTAAAAGCCCTGCTTGAGCGTTCACGCAAGCTTGGCATTAAGTGCAAGAAACGCCACGCTAACCCAGAGCTGGTTGAAGCGCTAAGGGTGAAGCGCATGCTCAAAGTGGCGCTAACTGTGGCCTGTGGCGCAGCAGCGCGTACCGAGAGCCGTGGTGCCCACGCCCGTGAGGATTATCCGCAGCGTAATGACAGAGATTGGCTCAACCGTACTCTCGCCAGTTGGCCTGACGCCAATGCACTAGCCCCCTTATTAAGCTACGAGCCGCTAGATGTGATGAAGATGGAGTTGCCGCCGGGATACCGGGGTTATGGTATCGACAATGCCATTGCTCACCCCGATACCGCCAAACGCGAGCAACAAATTGCCGAGATTTTGGCAGGGCTGGATGACGATGCCGATCGTTATCAACGCCAGGCGGCGCTGATGCCCTTTGAGCTGCCGCCGAGCCTACAAGCTAAAAATGAACGTTTAAGTGATACCTTACAAAGACCATCTGCCAATGCGCTAGGAGAAAAATCATAA
- a CDS encoding fumarate reductase iron-sulfur subunit: MNQGRQLTFNIFRYDPQEPNDKPKMVRYHLTETPGMTVFIALNKLREEQDTSLQFDFVCRAGICGSCAMVINGFPTLACRTLTAKYPKGEITLMPLPGFELIGDLSVNTGKFMRELAERLKLWLHPKANDISIHRLEEPMAPEEAARLYELERCVECGVCVSACATKQMRETFVGAVGIMKIARFELDSRDARTAEDFYHVIGNQDGVFGCMTLLGCQDNCPKDLPHMQQIAYLRRKMAMTLV, translated from the coding sequence ATGAACCAAGGTCGTCAGCTAACCTTTAATATTTTTCGTTATGATCCGCAGGAGCCAAACGATAAGCCGAAGATGGTGCGTTATCATCTCACCGAAACGCCGGGGATGACGGTATTTATCGCCCTCAATAAGCTAAGGGAAGAGCAAGATACGTCGTTGCAGTTTGACTTTGTCTGCCGTGCTGGGATTTGCGGTAGCTGCGCCATGGTGATCAACGGCTTCCCGACTTTGGCATGCCGAACGCTCACCGCCAAATATCCCAAAGGTGAAATCACTCTGATGCCATTACCGGGCTTTGAATTGATTGGTGATTTATCGGTTAACACGGGGAAGTTTATGCGCGAACTCGCCGAGCGCTTAAAGCTATGGTTACACCCCAAAGCGAATGATATCAGTATCCATCGCCTAGAGGAGCCGATGGCGCCGGAGGAAGCGGCGCGGCTCTATGAGTTAGAGCGCTGCGTCGAGTGTGGGGTTTGTGTGTCTGCCTGTGCCACTAAACAAATGCGTGAAACCTTTGTCGGCGCTGTGGGCATTATGAAAATCGCCCGCTTTGAACTCGATAGTCGCGATGCGCGTACGGCTGAAGATTTTTACCATGTGATTGGTAATCAGGACGGCGTATTTGGCTGTATGACCTTGCTCGGCTGCCAAGACAACTGTCCGAAGGATTTGCCCCATATGCAGCAGATTGCCTATCTGCGCCGCAAAATGGCGATGACCTTAGTGTAA